From Salvia splendens isolate huo1 chromosome 16, SspV2, whole genome shotgun sequence, a single genomic window includes:
- the LOC121770782 gene encoding ATP-dependent DNA helicase PIF1-like has translation MIHKHCIEAVDRTLRDIMRVCDELNRNKPFGGKTVVFGGDFRQILPVVPKGSRQDVVNATINSSYLWKSCTVLRLTKNMRLLNTENVHEASKLKEFSSWVASIGDGVIGGPNDGEVAIQLPIDIVLPNSGDPLRTIVSNVYPSYMNPEELISCLHGRAILAPTLEVVDEVNQFMISLDQSQGRVYFSSDSISNPDSTSNGLAEIHSVEFLNKLKCSGTPNHELLLKVGTPVMLLRNIDLSNGLCNGTRLIITRLGDYVLEGQVLGDHNIGHKVLIPRMSLIPSDPRLPFKFQRRQFPLVVSYAMTINKSQGQSLSHVGLFFRKPVFNHGQLYVAISRVTSREGLKILVCKDEVDEGNGDTTVNIVYKEVFQNL, from the coding sequence ATGATTCATAAACATTGCATAGAAGCCGTGGATAGAACTTTAAGAGATATTATGCGTGTTTGCGATGAGTTAAATAGGAACAAACCGTTTGGTGGAAAAACTGTTGTTTTTGGTGGTGACTTTAGACAGATCTTGCCAGTTGTTCCTAAAGGCAGCCGTCAAGATGTTGTGAATGCTACCATTAACTCATCTTATCTTTGGAAGAGTTGCACAGTTTTAAGGCTAACAAAAAATATGAGGCTTTTGAATACAGAAAATGTTCATGAAGCCTCTAAGTTGAAGGAATTTTCCTCTTGGGTTGCTTCTATTGGAGATGGTGTTATTGGTGGTCCAAATGATGGTGAAGTGGCTATTCAACTTCCCATTGACATTGTTTTGCCAAATTCTGGTGATCCTCTTAGAACCATTGTTTCAAATGTCTATCCTTCTTACATGAATCCTGAAGAATTGATTAGTTGTTTGCATGGTCGTGCTATACTTGCTCCTACTTTAGAGGTAGTTGACGAGGTTAACCAATTCATGATATCTTTGGATCAGTCTCAAGGTCGAGTTTACTTTAGTTCTGATAGTATTTCAAACCCTGACTCAACATCAAATGGTCTTGCTGAGAtacattctgttgagtttttgaATAAATTGAAGTGTTCTGGTACTCCTAACCATGAATTGTTATTGAAAGTTGGTACTCCTGTGATGTTGTTGAGGAACATAGACCTGTCAAACGGGTTGTGTAATGGCACAAGATTGATAATTACACGATTAGGTGATTATGTGTTAGAGGGACAGGTATTGGGTGACCATAATATTGGTCATAAAGTGTTGATTCCTCGAATGTCATTAATACCATCTGATCCGAGATTGCCTTTCAAGTTTCAAAGAAGACAATTTCCTTTGGTTGTGtcgtatgcaatgaccattaacaagagtCAGGGTCAATCACTCTctcatgttggattattttttaGAAAACCTGTTTTTAATCATGGACAGCTGTATGTTGCTATATCAAGAGTCACAAGTCGTGAAGGTTTGAAGATTTTGGTGTGTAAAGATGAAGTAGATGAAGGCAATGGTGATACCACTGTTAACATTGTTTAtaaagaagtttttcaaaatttatga
- the LOC121771094 gene encoding replication protein A 70 kDa DNA-binding subunit A-like isoform X3, with protein MNVKTEMVEVNDVRFLREMFDFKPFGEISQYENVDDSSFFDVIGVITGPGRVISQSKYRLIEIEISDENHNKLFCTIWESNVDLYLDQLKKSEGTIPIVIIQFCKRNLFRGEIRISTHFQASKVVINADVKEVKDFRMRIRDDSRFLQQGSVIEGGQRLGGEYDDLQVKSLEDLSCLEEGSCWVYGKIESVECHYGEWYFLACKTCVKKVREVDNKFNCSGCTKTHSYAVKRFKFVVNVVDHTSNASLLLWDREGSQLLGRSVTDFLGNGGQQVAPKNSIPALIEEILVGQNVLFKLQLKNHIEYYRSYPFTVNKVCNLPEVVDKYTPKDLGEQIFKFDTKLSDLLFGADLAEVSQKPYATTDLSSLGNENISDLFVEGSELNVGVVVAEGSQKVFDTPNLSTVSNDKNHGWGAEGSVKRCLDLEFDRCADVGEVQMKKKEKIAGSN; from the exons ATGAATGTCAAGACGGAGATGGTTGAGGTTAATGATGTTAGGTTTTTGAGAGAAATGTTTGACTTCAAGCCCTTTGGTGAAATATCACAATATGAAAATGTTGATGATTCATCATTCTTTg ATGTCATTGGTGTGATAACCGGACCTGGTAGAGTTATCTCTCAATCTAAGTATAGATTGATTGAGATTGAAATATCTGATGAGAA TCACAACAAACTATTTTGCACAATATGGGAGTCAAATGTTGACTTATACCTGGATCAACTGAAAAAGAGTGAAGGAACAATTCCAATTGTTATTATTCAGTTTTGCAAGCGCAATCTATTTAGAG GTGAAATTCGCATTTCTACACATTTTCAAGCTTCTAAGGTTGTGATCAATGCTGATGTTAAAGAAGTGAAAGATTTTAGGATGAG aaTAAGAGATGATAGCAGATTTCTTCAGCAAGGTTCTGTCATTGAAGGAGGACAAAGGCTTGGTGGTGAATATGATGATCTACAAGTGAAGTCCCTTGAGGATTTGTCTTGCCTAGAG GAAGGTTCATGTTGGGTGTATGGTAAAATTGAGTCAGTTGAGTGTCATTATGGTGAATGGTATTTTTTGGCGTGTAAGACTTGTGTTAAGAAGGTCAGAGAAGTGGATAATAAATTTAACTGTTCTGGATGTACAAAAACTCATTCTTATGCAGTTAAAAG GTTCAAGTTTGTGGTGAATGTTGTTGATCATACCAGCAATGCATCTTTGTTATTGTGGGATAGGGAAGGCAGCCAACTTTTAGGGAGAAGTGTGACAGATTTTTTAGGAAATGGTGGTCAG CAGGTTGCTCCTAAGAATTCCATTCCTGCACTTATTGAAGAGATTCTTGTGGGTCAGAATGTCCTATTTAAACTTCAGTTGAAAAATCATATTGAGTATTACAGAAGTTACCCATTTACTGTGAACAAAGTTTGTAATCTCCCTGAAGTAGTTGACAAGTATACACCTAAAGACTTGGGTGAACagatttttaaatttgatacCAAGTTATCTGATCTACTTTTTGGAGCTGATCTTGCTGag GTTTCTCAAAAGCCTTATGCTACAACTGATCTGTCCAGCCTTGGTAATGAGAATATCAGTGACTTATTTGTTGAAGGATCTGAATTAAATGTTGGAGTTGTTGTTGCTGAG GGTTCTCAGAAAGTGTTTGATACACCTAATCTGTCTACTGTTTCTAATGATAAAAATCATGGATGGGGTGCTGAAGGCTCAGTAAAGCGATGCTTGGATTTAGAATTTGACAGATGTGCTGATGTTGGTGAAGTtcagatgaagaagaaagagaaaattgCTGGTTCTAATTAG
- the LOC121771094 gene encoding replication protein A 70 kDa DNA-binding subunit A-like isoform X1: MNVKTEMVEVNDVRFLREMFDFKPFGEISQYENVDDSSFFDVIGVITGPGRVISQSKYRLIEIEISDENHNKLFCTIWESNVDLYLDQLKKSEGTIPIVIIQFCKRNLFRGEIRISTHFQASKVVINADVKEVKDFRMRIRDDSRFLQQGSVIEGGQRLGGEYDDLQVKSLEDLSCLEFISFCGSQEGSCWVYGKIESVECHYGEWYFLACKTCVKKVREVDNKFNCSGCTKTHSYAVKRFKFVVNVVDHTSNASLLLWDREGSQLLGRSVTDFLGNGGQQVAPKNSIPALIEEILVGQNVLFKLQLKNHIEYYRSYPFTVNKVCNLPEVVDKYTPKDLGEQIFKFDTKLSDLLFGADLAEVSQKPYATTDLSSLGNENISDLFVEGSELNVGVVVAEGSQKVFDTPNLSTVSNDKNHGWGAEGSVKRCLDLEFDRCADVGEVQMKKKEKIAGSN; the protein is encoded by the exons ATGAATGTCAAGACGGAGATGGTTGAGGTTAATGATGTTAGGTTTTTGAGAGAAATGTTTGACTTCAAGCCCTTTGGTGAAATATCACAATATGAAAATGTTGATGATTCATCATTCTTTg ATGTCATTGGTGTGATAACCGGACCTGGTAGAGTTATCTCTCAATCTAAGTATAGATTGATTGAGATTGAAATATCTGATGAGAA TCACAACAAACTATTTTGCACAATATGGGAGTCAAATGTTGACTTATACCTGGATCAACTGAAAAAGAGTGAAGGAACAATTCCAATTGTTATTATTCAGTTTTGCAAGCGCAATCTATTTAGAG GTGAAATTCGCATTTCTACACATTTTCAAGCTTCTAAGGTTGTGATCAATGCTGATGTTAAAGAAGTGAAAGATTTTAGGATGAG aaTAAGAGATGATAGCAGATTTCTTCAGCAAGGTTCTGTCATTGAAGGAGGACAAAGGCTTGGTGGTGAATATGATGATCTACAAGTGAAGTCCCTTGAGGATTTGTCTTGCCTAGAG tttatttctttttgtGGTTCACAGGAAGGTTCATGTTGGGTGTATGGTAAAATTGAGTCAGTTGAGTGTCATTATGGTGAATGGTATTTTTTGGCGTGTAAGACTTGTGTTAAGAAGGTCAGAGAAGTGGATAATAAATTTAACTGTTCTGGATGTACAAAAACTCATTCTTATGCAGTTAAAAG GTTCAAGTTTGTGGTGAATGTTGTTGATCATACCAGCAATGCATCTTTGTTATTGTGGGATAGGGAAGGCAGCCAACTTTTAGGGAGAAGTGTGACAGATTTTTTAGGAAATGGTGGTCAG CAGGTTGCTCCTAAGAATTCCATTCCTGCACTTATTGAAGAGATTCTTGTGGGTCAGAATGTCCTATTTAAACTTCAGTTGAAAAATCATATTGAGTATTACAGAAGTTACCCATTTACTGTGAACAAAGTTTGTAATCTCCCTGAAGTAGTTGACAAGTATACACCTAAAGACTTGGGTGAACagatttttaaatttgatacCAAGTTATCTGATCTACTTTTTGGAGCTGATCTTGCTGag GTTTCTCAAAAGCCTTATGCTACAACTGATCTGTCCAGCCTTGGTAATGAGAATATCAGTGACTTATTTGTTGAAGGATCTGAATTAAATGTTGGAGTTGTTGTTGCTGAG GGTTCTCAGAAAGTGTTTGATACACCTAATCTGTCTACTGTTTCTAATGATAAAAATCATGGATGGGGTGCTGAAGGCTCAGTAAAGCGATGCTTGGATTTAGAATTTGACAGATGTGCTGATGTTGGTGAAGTtcagatgaagaagaaagagaaaattgCTGGTTCTAATTAG
- the LOC121770275 gene encoding uncharacterized protein LOC121770275, whose product MASIRSDVCGSFESPIVISDDVLDERNRSIVNESSFDSSSLNEDGEFWDIGDPSYMCSHCGAIFWYEERLGKPTKPTNPRYSGCCMNGNIEIPKLTAPPDVLHQLMFSNDAKSSHYLKNIRSYNSMFGFTSMGGKVDNSVNTGGGPPVFRLYGQNYHLIGSLLPVDGCEPKFAQLYVYDTDDEINYRITSVRQMDAVNNLHSEIVSDLQHMLDKENVLVKSFRMAKEKIGLENQPNVSLRLLGKRGRDGRTHNLPSVSEVAMLVVGDFDEALGDRDIVVVKKSGQLQRISELHPSYLPLQYPLLFPYGEDGYKEDIGFSRNSSSSSTHRKSISPKEFFAFRLHERISEYSILLFGRRLFQQFVVDAYTMIETGRLTFVRTHQKRLRAELYSGLAEAVLRGETDGSRHGKRIILPSSFVGGARYMVQNYQDAMAICRWIGYPNLFITFTCNPKWPEICRYLASKGLKSDDRPDIICRIFKVKLDNLIRDLKIVYTVEFQKRGLPHAHILLFLSNEDKHPKPQRIDEIISTELPDQATDPHYHEYVKEFMMHGPCGVVRKSSPCMLNGRCSKYFPKKYLAATNIDDDGYPAYRRRDNGRVVMKDGVPLDNRYVVPHNRFLLMKYGGHINVEWCNQSRSIKYLFKYINKGYDRVTTSFFQSGAGGTERCIDEVSLYYDCRYISSCEAAWRIFGFEIQYKDPLVERLSFHLPDQQHVVFDEADDLDTVLNRKTIHESKFLAWMEANKIYSQGRDLTYGEFPTKFVWKKNRWEPRKQRYSIGRLFYVAPGSGDMYYLRCLLNIVKGASSYEDIRCVNGLLDDDKEYVDGIVEASFWASAHSLRLLFVSLLTSESISRPDFVWQRCWKYFSEDVLYNRRKLTNNPGMILSEDEIQNVALAEIEKLLQNLGKTLRDFHGLPYPDSQYFESSENRLIADELCYDRECLAREYLESISKFTGEQLSGFVRRAILF is encoded by the exons ATGGCGTCGATTCGCT CTGATGTGTGTGGATCATTTGAAAGTCCTATTGTTATAAGTGATGATGTTCTTGATGAACGCAATCGGTCTATTGTCAATGAGAGCTCTTTTGATTCATCCAGTTTAAATGAAGATGGAG AATTTTGGGATATCGGTGATCCTTCGTATATGTGTTCGCATTGTGGGGCAATATTTTGGTATGAGGAACGTCTTGGCAAACCAACTAAGCCCACTAATCCAAGATATTCGGGATGTTGTATGAATGGAAATATTGAGATTCCTAAATTGACTGCTCCACCTGACGTTTTGCACCAATTAATGTTCTCTAATGACGCCAAAAGTAGTCACTACTTGAAAAATATTCGTTCATATAATTCGATGTTTGGTTTTACCTCCATGGGAGGTAAAGTTGATAATAGTGTGAACACCGGTGGTGGCCCTCCTGTATTTCGTTTATACGGGCAAAATTACCACTTAATTGGTAGTTTACTACCAGTAGATGGTTGTGAACCGAAGTTTGCCCAGTTATATGTGTATGATACGGACGATGAGATCAATTACAGAATAACGTCGGTGAG ACAAATGGATGCTGTGAATAATCTTCATTCAGAGATTGTTAGTGATTTGCAACATATGTTGGATaaagaaaatgtgttagtaaaGTCTTTTCGTATGGCCAAAGAAAAGATTGGGCTTGAAAATCAACCCAATGTAAGTTTGAGGTTGCTTGGTAAGAGAGGTAGGGATGGAAGAACTCATAATCTACCTTCTGTTTCTGAGGTTGCTATGCTTGTCGTTGGGgattttgatgaagctttgggtGACAGAGATATTGTTGTTGTAAAGAAGTCAGGGCAGTTGCAGCGCATTAGTGAACTGCATCCTTCTTATCTTCCACTTCAGTATCCACTTTTGTTTCCTTATGGGGAGGATGGTTATAAAGAAGATATTGGATTTTCTAgaaattcttcttcttcatcaaccCATAGGAAAAGTATTAGTCCTAAAGAATTTTTCGCGTTTCGTTTACATGAAAGAATTTCTGAGTATTCTATTCTTTTATTTGGAAGGCGATTGTTTCAACAGTTTGTCGTTGATGCCTATACGATGATTGAGACTGGTCGTCTTACTTTTGTACGAACCCATCAGAAAAGGTTGCGGGCTGAATTGTATAGTGGTTTAGCAGAAGCTGTTCTTCGTGGTGAGACAGATGGTTCAAGGCATGGGAAACGAATTATCTTGCCTTCCAGTTTTGTTGGTGGAGCTCGATATATGGTTcagaattatcaagatgctatgGCGATCTGTAGGTGGATTGGTTATCCAAATTTGTTTATTACCTTTACGTGCAATCCAAAGTGGCCAGAGATATGTCGATATCTTGCATCTAAGGGTTTGAAATCAGATGATCGTCCAGATATTATTTGTAGGATATTTAAAGTCAAGTTGGATAATTTGATAAGAGATCttaaga ttgtGTACACGGTTGAGTTTCAGAAACGTGGATTGCCTCATGCCCATATTTTGCTGTTTTTAAGCAATGAGGACAAACATCCTAAGCCTCAACGCATTGATGAGATAATTTCAACTGAACTTCCTGACCAAGCAACTGATCCTCACTATCATGAATATGTTAAAGAATTCATGATGCATGGGCCGTGTGGTGTTGTTCGAAAATCATCTCCTTGCATGCTGAACGGACgttgttccaaatattttcCCAAGAAATATCTCGCGGCCACAAACATTGATGATGATGGCTACCCTGCTTACAGACGTAGAGATAATGGTCGTGTTGTTATGAAGGATGGTGTGCCCTTAGATAATAGATATGTTGTTCCACACAATCGTTTTCTTCTTATGAAGTATGGCGGTCATATCAACGTTGAGTGGTGCAATCAGTCGCGATCTATTAAGTATTTGTTTAAGTATATAAATAAGGGTTACGACCGTGTGACAACTTCTTTTTTCCAATCTGGTGCGGGTGGTACTGAACGATGTATTGATGAAGTAAGTTTGTACTACGATTGTAGGTATATATCGTCTTGTGAAGCTGCTTGGAGAATATTTGGATTTGAAATTCAATATAAGGATCCTCTTGTTGAAAGATTGAGTTTTCATCTTCCAGATCAACAACATGTAGTGTTTGATGAAGCTGATGACTTGGATACTGTTTTGAATCGTAAGACAATTCATGAAAGTAAGTTCTTGGCTTGGATGGAAGCAAATAAGATATATTCTCAAGGTAGGGATCTCACTTATGGTGAATTTCCGACGAAGTTTGTATGGAAGAAGAATCGCTGGGAACCTAGGAAACAAAGATATTCGATTGGAAGGTTGTTTTATGTTGCCCCTGGTTCTGGTGATATGTATTATCTCAGATGTTTGTTGAATATTGTTAAAGGAGCTTCTTCATATGAAGACATCAGATGTGTTAATG GATTGTTGGATGATGATAAGGAATATGTTGATGGAATTGTAGAGGCTTCTTTTTGGGCTTCAGCTCACTCTTTGAGATTGCTCTTTGTGAGTTTGTTAACATCTGAATCTATTTCACGGCCGGACTTTGTTTGGCAAAGATGTTGGAAATATTTTTCTGAAGATGTTCTTTATAACCGCCGGAAATTAACAAATAATCCTG GTATGATCTTGAGTGAGGATGAAATTCAGAATGTTGCATTGGCAGAGATTGAGAAATTGTTGCAAAATCTTGGCAAAACTTTGCGTGATTTCCATGGTTTGCCGTATCCGGATAGTCAGTATTTTGAGTCAAGTGAAAATAGGTTGATTGCTGATGAGTTGTGTTATGATCGTGAATGTTTAGCAAGGGAATATTTGGAATCTATCTCTAAATTCACTGGTGAACAACTTTCT GGATTCGTTCGAAGGGCGATATTATTTTAA
- the LOC121771094 gene encoding replication protein A 70 kDa DNA-binding subunit A-like isoform X2, whose translation MNVKTEMVEVNDVRFLREMFDFKPFGEISQYENVDDSSFFDVIGVITGPGRVISQSKYRLIEIEISDENHNKLFCTIWESNVDLYLDQLKKSEGTIPIVIIQFCKRNLFRGEIRISTHFQASKVVINADVKEVKDFRMRIRDDSRFLQQGSVIEGGQRLGGEYDDLQVKSLEDLSCLEFISFCGSQEGSCWVYGKIESVECHYGEWYFLACKTCVKKVREVDNKFNCSGCTKTHSYAVKRFKFVVNVVDHTSNASLLLWDREGSQLLGRSVTDFLGNGGQVAPKNSIPALIEEILVGQNVLFKLQLKNHIEYYRSYPFTVNKVCNLPEVVDKYTPKDLGEQIFKFDTKLSDLLFGADLAEVSQKPYATTDLSSLGNENISDLFVEGSELNVGVVVAEGSQKVFDTPNLSTVSNDKNHGWGAEGSVKRCLDLEFDRCADVGEVQMKKKEKIAGSN comes from the exons ATGAATGTCAAGACGGAGATGGTTGAGGTTAATGATGTTAGGTTTTTGAGAGAAATGTTTGACTTCAAGCCCTTTGGTGAAATATCACAATATGAAAATGTTGATGATTCATCATTCTTTg ATGTCATTGGTGTGATAACCGGACCTGGTAGAGTTATCTCTCAATCTAAGTATAGATTGATTGAGATTGAAATATCTGATGAGAA TCACAACAAACTATTTTGCACAATATGGGAGTCAAATGTTGACTTATACCTGGATCAACTGAAAAAGAGTGAAGGAACAATTCCAATTGTTATTATTCAGTTTTGCAAGCGCAATCTATTTAGAG GTGAAATTCGCATTTCTACACATTTTCAAGCTTCTAAGGTTGTGATCAATGCTGATGTTAAAGAAGTGAAAGATTTTAGGATGAG aaTAAGAGATGATAGCAGATTTCTTCAGCAAGGTTCTGTCATTGAAGGAGGACAAAGGCTTGGTGGTGAATATGATGATCTACAAGTGAAGTCCCTTGAGGATTTGTCTTGCCTAGAG tttatttctttttgtGGTTCACAGGAAGGTTCATGTTGGGTGTATGGTAAAATTGAGTCAGTTGAGTGTCATTATGGTGAATGGTATTTTTTGGCGTGTAAGACTTGTGTTAAGAAGGTCAGAGAAGTGGATAATAAATTTAACTGTTCTGGATGTACAAAAACTCATTCTTATGCAGTTAAAAG GTTCAAGTTTGTGGTGAATGTTGTTGATCATACCAGCAATGCATCTTTGTTATTGTGGGATAGGGAAGGCAGCCAACTTTTAGGGAGAAGTGTGACAGATTTTTTAGGAAATGGTGGTCAG GTTGCTCCTAAGAATTCCATTCCTGCACTTATTGAAGAGATTCTTGTGGGTCAGAATGTCCTATTTAAACTTCAGTTGAAAAATCATATTGAGTATTACAGAAGTTACCCATTTACTGTGAACAAAGTTTGTAATCTCCCTGAAGTAGTTGACAAGTATACACCTAAAGACTTGGGTGAACagatttttaaatttgatacCAAGTTATCTGATCTACTTTTTGGAGCTGATCTTGCTGag GTTTCTCAAAAGCCTTATGCTACAACTGATCTGTCCAGCCTTGGTAATGAGAATATCAGTGACTTATTTGTTGAAGGATCTGAATTAAATGTTGGAGTTGTTGTTGCTGAG GGTTCTCAGAAAGTGTTTGATACACCTAATCTGTCTACTGTTTCTAATGATAAAAATCATGGATGGGGTGCTGAAGGCTCAGTAAAGCGATGCTTGGATTTAGAATTTGACAGATGTGCTGATGTTGGTGAAGTtcagatgaagaagaaagagaaaattgCTGGTTCTAATTAG